Proteins encoded together in one uncultured Sphaerochaeta sp. window:
- a CDS encoding TolC family protein, giving the protein MKRRSIFLCTVLISLSFPLLGAIPGNLELAALQEEVNQAILDVRDAKASRWPTVELELSGTYMSNPLIGPITLPAGSLSLAPLTPPSDVTLYDGMESSMYDFSVNITQPLFTWGKINASVDAQEAVAEAKFQELRNREKELLAEISTRAVTLTALEAISQLLKQQHSLGRELVSLASEAVASGMMLELEQLETEVALQDIELAIFESDYAITEQTLNLQALTSDQDIYSYSFDEQAIKELLQLPVETLIEASLSPRQSSLRALTALKKATEAARRLAKGSFYGKPDLALVMSAGYSSPNFPLSESDWNDQDAYSISVSVGLKTTLFDGGKIANSIKRAESQEESASLDLQQARDRITQEVQQQYLLLKTSMQKIDLEQRKQTALEQRVRTNEELYQSGYGKREELLHAEMNLLSSHIAEHQRSIEAWSAFQALQYLTGN; this is encoded by the coding sequence ATGAAAAGAAGAAGCATCTTTCTTTGTACAGTACTGATCTCCCTCTCATTCCCTCTACTTGGTGCAATTCCCGGGAATCTTGAGCTCGCCGCTCTTCAGGAGGAGGTAAACCAAGCCATACTCGATGTACGCGATGCCAAGGCTTCCCGTTGGCCTACCGTTGAGCTCGAGCTCAGCGGCACGTATATGAGCAACCCACTCATCGGGCCCATTACACTCCCTGCAGGCTCATTATCTCTTGCCCCCCTTACGCCACCGAGTGACGTAACGCTGTATGATGGGATGGAATCAAGTATGTATGACTTCTCGGTGAACATCACCCAGCCACTCTTTACCTGGGGGAAGATCAATGCATCGGTGGATGCACAGGAAGCTGTTGCAGAAGCCAAGTTTCAGGAGCTTAGGAATAGAGAAAAGGAACTCCTGGCTGAGATTTCCACGAGGGCGGTAACACTCACCGCCCTGGAGGCAATTTCGCAGTTGCTCAAGCAGCAACATTCGCTTGGAAGGGAGCTGGTCTCTCTTGCAAGTGAAGCTGTTGCATCCGGGATGATGCTGGAATTGGAACAGCTCGAGACAGAGGTAGCTCTCCAGGATATCGAGCTTGCCATTTTTGAGAGTGACTATGCGATCACCGAACAAACACTTAACCTGCAGGCATTGACCAGTGACCAAGATATTTATTCCTATAGCTTCGATGAGCAGGCGATCAAGGAGTTGTTGCAACTACCGGTCGAGACACTCATTGAGGCATCCCTCTCTCCAAGACAGTCATCCTTGAGGGCACTTACTGCCCTCAAAAAAGCAACTGAGGCAGCTAGGAGGCTTGCCAAGGGCTCTTTCTACGGCAAACCAGACCTTGCCTTGGTTATGTCGGCAGGCTACAGTAGCCCGAATTTTCCCTTGTCAGAATCTGACTGGAATGATCAGGATGCATACAGCATATCCGTTTCGGTAGGACTGAAGACTACGCTCTTTGATGGAGGAAAGATTGCCAATTCCATCAAACGTGCAGAGAGCCAAGAGGAGTCCGCTTCCCTTGACCTACAGCAGGCAAGAGACCGTATTACCCAAGAGGTACAGCAGCAGTATCTACTGCTGAAGACCTCCATGCAGAAAATTGACTTGGAACAGAGGAAGCAGACGGCCCTGGAGCAACGTGTGAGGACGAATGAAGAGCTCTATCAAAGCGGATATGGAAAGAGAGAAGAGCTGCTCCATGCTGAGATGAATCTCCTTTCATCACACATTGCTGAACATCAACGGAGCATTGAAGCTTGGAGCGCCTTCCAAGCATTGCAATATCTTACGGGAAACTAG
- a CDS encoding HD domain-containing phosphohydrolase, whose amino-acid sequence MSVILAIDDSSTDLAVIQYTLSCCTVLTAGDGKEGLQVLSAHPEIDLILLDLHMPKMDGFAFLDQCKALSIEIPIIILTNSEEIEKEILGLEKGAVDFIRKPLNFRSLQKRIELQLNLKKANRQMIEYNKQLERLVEERTEEIRKTTAITINALVRLLEIRNVETSDHSKRTKNMMRHLCAELQKQNNESYHLTDREIQELVDTAPLHDIGKVGVPDNILLKPGRLTKEETELMRKHVLNGVEALDYGTDKDEAPISFIETARSLIASHHEWYDGSGYPVGLKDSKIPLSGRLMAVIDVYDALTSKRVYKDALSPEEAIQVMKEEAPRHFDPVVFQAFLSIANKLSRT is encoded by the coding sequence GTGTCAGTTATCCTTGCCATTGATGATTCTTCCACCGATCTTGCCGTGATCCAGTATACGCTTTCCTGCTGCACGGTACTTACCGCCGGGGATGGCAAGGAGGGATTACAGGTACTCAGTGCACATCCGGAAATTGACTTGATCCTACTCGACCTGCATATGCCAAAGATGGACGGATTCGCCTTTCTGGACCAGTGCAAGGCTCTTTCGATAGAGATTCCAATCATCATCCTGACCAACTCTGAGGAGATAGAAAAGGAAATCCTCGGTCTTGAAAAGGGTGCCGTCGATTTTATTCGTAAACCACTGAACTTTCGTTCCCTCCAAAAACGCATTGAATTACAGCTTAATCTGAAGAAAGCCAATAGGCAGATGATAGAATATAACAAACAGCTCGAGCGATTGGTGGAGGAACGTACCGAAGAGATACGAAAAACCACCGCGATTACCATCAATGCACTAGTGAGGCTGTTGGAAATCCGCAACGTAGAGACCAGTGACCACTCAAAACGTACCAAGAATATGATGCGACATCTCTGTGCTGAACTCCAAAAGCAAAATAATGAGTCGTACCACCTCACCGATAGGGAAATCCAGGAACTGGTCGATACAGCACCACTGCATGATATCGGGAAGGTGGGTGTCCCTGACAACATTCTTCTCAAGCCGGGGCGATTGACCAAGGAAGAGACTGAACTCATGAGAAAACACGTACTGAATGGAGTGGAAGCGCTCGACTATGGCACAGACAAGGATGAAGCTCCGATCAGCTTCATTGAAACCGCTCGTTCCCTTATTGCGAGCCACCATGAGTGGTACGATGGATCAGGGTATCCAGTAGGTTTGAAAGATTCCAAGATTCCTCTCTCTGGACGTTTGATGGCCGTTATCGATGTCTATGATGCACTTACCAGCAAGCGTGTGTACAAGGATGCGCTTTCTCCAGAGGAAGCAATACAGGTAATGAAAGAGGAGGCTCCCAGACACTTCGACCCAGTAGTGTTTCAGGCCTTTCTCTCCATTGCAAACAAGTTAAGTCGTACCTAG
- a CDS encoding efflux RND transporter periplasmic adaptor subunit, with the protein MGKRSFFVFLRYFILLLGTAMIAYGIMQFSSKSLAEKTPTPVPVTTAKAEYGTLQESISLTAHVQSDHMVALLPLVSGELETVSFELGDQVEKEQVLAQIDSEPYEQQRAQAASAKAVAQTTFTRVERLFQAKAVTEQAYEEAKANRDATLAQWELAELQMKNTAIKAPISGTVIEKYASEGNVASSQQPIALIADLDSLSVKAEIPSYYFDIIQAKKEQLQIQVSRTDASGKEHIAQARLKAISPSINPSSNTFSLVSTLQEQDGSFVPGMAVTIRIVYNQIEGVYLLRQEDRTVDGAFYVYDEETNTARYEKLAIIAENDSLVAIDPAYKDASFIVGGHHTVLDGQTVSVQQTR; encoded by the coding sequence TTGGGAAAACGATCGTTCTTCGTCTTTCTTCGCTACTTCATTCTCCTGCTCGGTACGGCCATGATCGCCTACGGCATCATGCAGTTCTCGAGCAAGAGCCTTGCAGAGAAAACCCCTACCCCGGTTCCGGTCACCACTGCAAAAGCGGAGTATGGGACACTGCAAGAGAGCATCTCCCTTACTGCACACGTCCAAAGCGACCACATGGTTGCACTCTTACCCTTGGTAAGTGGAGAACTGGAAACGGTCTCCTTTGAACTGGGAGACCAGGTTGAGAAAGAGCAAGTACTGGCACAGATAGACAGTGAACCCTATGAGCAACAGCGTGCCCAAGCAGCATCAGCAAAAGCAGTAGCCCAAACAACCTTCACACGTGTTGAGCGACTCTTTCAGGCAAAGGCAGTCACTGAGCAGGCCTATGAGGAAGCAAAGGCAAACAGGGATGCGACCCTGGCTCAGTGGGAACTGGCAGAATTGCAGATGAAAAATACCGCCATCAAGGCCCCGATATCCGGGACGGTCATTGAAAAGTATGCATCAGAGGGGAATGTTGCTTCCTCCCAGCAGCCTATAGCCCTGATAGCTGATCTCGATTCCTTGAGTGTAAAGGCCGAGATTCCCTCTTACTATTTTGACATCATCCAAGCAAAGAAGGAACAACTGCAAATCCAGGTGAGCAGAACGGATGCTTCGGGCAAAGAGCATATAGCCCAGGCAAGACTCAAGGCAATCTCACCCTCCATCAACCCCTCTTCGAATACCTTCTCACTGGTCAGCACACTTCAAGAGCAAGATGGCTCGTTTGTGCCGGGGATGGCCGTGACGATCCGAATCGTTTACAACCAAATTGAAGGGGTGTATCTCTTGAGGCAAGAGGACCGCACGGTCGATGGTGCCTTCTACGTATATGATGAAGAGACCAACACAGCGCGCTATGAGAAACTTGCCATCATTGCTGAGAATGACTCCCTTGTAGCCATCGATCCGGCCTATAAGGATGCATCCTTCATCGTGGGAGGACATCATACGGTACTGGATGGACAGACAGTCTCCGTCCAGCAGACCAGGTAG
- a CDS encoding transporter substrate-binding domain-containing protein encodes MLRSKYRNLILIVGILLFLANVAYAEESQLFSKEEYQFLEKHHTVRLGIDPKFMPFEFLDEQGIHTGIAADLLSLISERTGLSFTYDPTLSWTETISQAREGTIEVLSAVGYTREREEYLSYLPAYIHFQRAIIVQKSNTSVTSFSDLLGRQVAVQRGSSHEGFLTSYPSITPRLYDTVEEALLAVNHGEEVAFVGNEATSVYLSRLLGLTELTIIPITEDAEQTLHIAVQRSEPILESILRKGLDSISDAERAQILNKWIRYETRIDYWPIIRIAIVIAIIIILAFALSSYWIVRLKKAIHEKEEAQMRAEEADREKSRFLARISHEIRTPLNGVRGMSFLLEKTLLSTDQKRYVQSIATATQTMQQIINDILEYSRLEENKITFESVPFHLDDVLENCVSIEQYLIQQKGLDLRIAEEANVPKRFIGDPTRLSQILINLMNNAVKFTEHGSITLSIASKDKAETTCTLIMNVSDTGIGMSKEQLDTIFTPFVQADETIHRKYGGSGLGLSIVKELVEKMQGKLEVESNPDEGTRFTVSLPMQLNTDQEEKSQTSVDFSSLRALLVIQDRMLYDRLALVFSEYKMQHEGVTSFNLAIKALEETHDYDLLVMEYRTSMVLPDKLCKLLSEQTAYRPKLLVISHDQMEPEKERLLSCDLVIMLPLINSVLFNGLLQLFGTNIPSLQTTKTMVQKEQNASFTVLVVEDNATNQIIAKELLEQIDATVYLASNGKEGYERFLEHEDIIDCILMDLHMDVMDGYESSKLIREKNQEVPLLITSADLISSVLSRCKEIGVTEVIGKPYAPEELQKKVLYYSGIYASKKALDDTPIDFQRGILQLGGNVNAYKTVLNAFIGETSSLIEALKEAWSSHDWKEVAELAHQAKGSCGAIGAIGAQKLCAQLQHEQPTDDYALWNKTIEELEHVLAQARSYLGL; translated from the coding sequence ATGCTGCGGTCCAAATACAGGAACCTGATTCTTATCGTGGGAATACTTCTGTTCTTGGCCAATGTTGCGTATGCAGAAGAGTCCCAGCTGTTCTCCAAAGAAGAGTATCAGTTCCTCGAGAAACATCACACAGTGAGGCTTGGCATCGATCCAAAGTTCATGCCGTTTGAGTTCCTCGATGAGCAGGGAATCCATACTGGAATTGCTGCAGACTTGCTCTCCCTTATCTCAGAGAGAACCGGATTGTCATTTACCTATGACCCTACCCTGAGCTGGACTGAAACGATCAGCCAAGCCAGAGAAGGGACCATTGAGGTATTGTCTGCAGTTGGGTATACGAGAGAACGAGAAGAGTATCTGAGCTACCTTCCTGCCTACATTCACTTCCAGCGAGCTATCATTGTCCAGAAGAGCAATACCTCAGTTACCTCCTTTTCCGACCTTCTGGGAAGGCAGGTAGCAGTACAGAGGGGTAGCTCTCATGAAGGCTTTTTAACCTCCTATCCGTCCATCACTCCTCGCCTCTACGATACGGTGGAAGAAGCACTGCTTGCCGTAAACCACGGGGAAGAAGTTGCCTTCGTAGGAAATGAGGCCACAAGTGTGTATCTCAGTAGATTGCTCGGACTGACTGAACTTACGATTATTCCCATTACTGAAGATGCGGAACAAACACTTCATATTGCAGTGCAGCGCAGCGAACCAATACTGGAGAGTATCCTCCGAAAGGGTCTCGATTCCATCAGTGACGCAGAACGAGCGCAAATTCTCAATAAATGGATTCGCTATGAGACAAGGATAGACTACTGGCCGATCATCAGAATTGCGATTGTCATTGCAATCATCATAATCCTAGCATTCGCTCTCTCTTCCTACTGGATTGTTCGCTTGAAGAAGGCAATCCATGAGAAGGAGGAAGCACAGATGCGAGCCGAAGAAGCGGACCGGGAGAAAAGTCGATTCCTGGCTCGCATCTCCCATGAGATACGGACCCCACTCAATGGAGTGAGAGGAATGAGTTTTCTCCTTGAGAAGACCCTATTGTCTACTGACCAGAAACGCTATGTCCAAAGTATTGCCACTGCAACGCAGACCATGCAGCAGATCATCAATGATATACTGGAATATTCACGTCTAGAAGAGAACAAAATCACTTTTGAATCAGTTCCATTCCATCTTGATGATGTACTGGAGAACTGTGTATCGATCGAACAGTACCTGATCCAACAGAAGGGCTTGGATCTCAGGATTGCTGAAGAAGCGAATGTACCCAAACGATTCATCGGAGACCCTACACGTCTCTCCCAGATCCTTATCAATCTCATGAACAATGCAGTAAAATTTACAGAGCATGGTTCCATTACCCTCTCAATCGCGTCGAAGGACAAGGCGGAAACTACCTGCACCCTTATCATGAACGTATCTGATACAGGAATTGGGATGAGCAAGGAACAGCTCGATACCATTTTCACCCCGTTCGTGCAGGCAGATGAAACAATCCACCGTAAGTATGGAGGTTCCGGCCTAGGCCTCTCCATTGTGAAAGAACTGGTTGAGAAGATGCAGGGGAAGCTGGAGGTGGAGAGCAACCCAGATGAAGGGACCCGCTTCACTGTGTCTCTCCCCATGCAATTGAATACTGACCAGGAAGAAAAATCGCAGACTTCCGTTGATTTCTCCTCTCTCAGAGCATTACTCGTCATTCAGGATAGGATGCTCTATGACCGTCTCGCTCTCGTATTCTCTGAATACAAGATGCAGCATGAAGGGGTAACCTCATTCAATCTCGCTATAAAGGCACTCGAAGAGACCCATGACTATGATCTTCTGGTGATGGAATATCGTACATCCATGGTTCTTCCAGATAAACTTTGTAAGCTACTCAGTGAACAGACTGCGTACAGGCCGAAGCTGTTGGTTATTTCCCATGACCAGATGGAACCAGAGAAAGAGCGACTACTCTCTTGTGACTTGGTAATCATGCTCCCACTCATCAACAGTGTTCTGTTCAATGGATTACTCCAATTGTTTGGAACAAACATCCCTTCTCTTCAAACTACAAAGACCATGGTACAGAAAGAACAAAATGCATCATTCACTGTTTTAGTTGTCGAAGACAATGCAACAAACCAGATCATCGCAAAGGAACTGCTTGAGCAGATAGATGCAACCGTCTACCTTGCTTCCAATGGGAAAGAGGGGTATGAACGGTTCCTCGAACACGAGGATATCATTGACTGCATCTTGATGGATCTTCACATGGATGTCATGGATGGGTATGAGTCAAGCAAGCTGATCAGGGAGAAGAACCAGGAGGTTCCCCTTCTGATAACCTCAGCAGACTTGATCTCCAGTGTACTCAGCCGATGCAAGGAGATTGGGGTAACCGAAGTTATCGGCAAGCCCTATGCGCCGGAAGAACTCCAAAAGAAGGTACTGTACTACTCTGGAATCTATGCCTCAAAAAAGGCCCTTGACGATACTCCAATCGATTTCCAACGAGGCATCCTACAACTTGGGGGCAATGTGAACGCCTACAAAACGGTACTCAATGCCTTCATTGGGGAGACATCCAGCCTAATCGAAGCTCTCAAGGAAGCCTGGTCCAGCCATGACTGGAAGGAAGTTGCAGAACTTGCTCATCAAGCAAAAGGCAGCTGTGGGGCTATTGGGGCAATAGGCGCACAAAAGTTGTGTGCGCAGTTGCAACATGAACAGCCTACTGATGACTATGCATTGTGGAATAAGACAATCGAGGAGCTTGAACATGTGCTTGCTCAAGCTCGCTCGTACCTTGGCCTATAA
- a CDS encoding efflux RND transporter permease subunit, which yields MKISHFAVRHPAVIGMLLIALIAFGLYALTGLNVEFMADISLPTVEVLAVYPGASAEDVERDVSKVLEEHFVTLPDFKSIESTSSGSFSWVTITFRDGVDPYDMLGEIRNRIRQMEADLPDNLEGEPVAIVGSATMLPVMMFSVDAGEDTSHLSTYVEDTLIPRITRIQGVAEVSVTGMRSQEVHVRVRTKDLRARGISMLQVYQVLQHANMRLPVGDAVWHGNSANLRYDGSLESLGQLNDLPIGATEDGTVIRLSHVADIAFETAEMDAYADANQVPRVVISVTKRSDGNTLSIVREIKKVLSEAQEETGGATSFQILSDDSKNIIASLMKVSQSGLLGILMAVFVIFLFLSDPRATITIALSIPLSILFTFIGMRVAGVTINLMSLSGIVVALGMVVDGSIVMLEQVMRLHKEHKMPSEEALHRGADLVGSPILASTTTTLAVFIPLSLLSGIVGSILRDVALTLILALVASLLVALVVVPFILRLVLNVPEKVRKREPRFSLFLDRLEGGYRKGLAWSLSNRKFILTLALLSLALVIMAGGILGLTFIPSTDNGDFNIALTFPQGYSLEQTRDRALEAQALVSSQVPEIDSIVLFSGQGTGFGFSSPNQASIRVVLVPTKDRKRSVHEIINEVQYLLSSSIVDATVNTTNGGFDALVGYISGGGGYGLKLVGENMELLHETAESLRVKLQEDPEVLVASIDTSYDANILVMDMSHQLMSNLGVNSSEAGLTANLLFQGMEVGNLTDAEGERYPIRLESDLKDLPITSSTLLSAEVPASTGELISFASLAELREERAVSRIVREDREKTVTVSATLISEDTKGVSARMQDHLAKHPLPEGIKTTSGGLMELIADSIKPMATALAIAIFLVYTVMVIQFERFRQPLIVMASIPFSLIGVILGLLLFGSSISLISFMALIALGGIVVNNGIILIDAINVLREKEATEGEESLEMLRMSVANGGASRLRPILMTTLTTMLGVIPMALATGEGAAIYAPLGQAIAGGLLSSTLITLFIIPILYYMTERRVILKKQHMRDSR from the coding sequence ATGAAGATTTCCCACTTTGCAGTGCGACACCCAGCGGTTATCGGAATGCTCCTCATTGCCTTGATCGCCTTCGGTCTCTATGCCCTCACTGGTCTGAATGTTGAATTTATGGCTGATATCAGTCTTCCTACCGTGGAAGTCCTCGCAGTCTACCCTGGAGCAAGCGCCGAAGATGTGGAGAGGGATGTAAGCAAGGTGCTCGAAGAGCACTTTGTCACCCTCCCTGATTTCAAGAGTATTGAATCAACAAGCAGTGGATCCTTTTCCTGGGTAACCATCACCTTCCGAGATGGGGTAGACCCGTACGATATGCTTGGGGAAATCCGCAACCGTATCAGACAGATGGAAGCAGACCTTCCCGACAATCTTGAGGGAGAGCCGGTAGCAATCGTGGGTAGTGCCACCATGCTTCCGGTGATGATGTTCAGCGTTGATGCAGGAGAGGATACCAGCCATCTCTCAACCTACGTGGAAGACACGCTCATCCCGAGGATCACCAGAATCCAGGGAGTCGCTGAGGTATCGGTAACCGGCATGCGATCCCAGGAAGTACACGTGAGGGTAAGAACCAAGGACCTGAGGGCAAGAGGGATCTCCATGCTGCAGGTGTATCAGGTGCTCCAGCATGCCAATATGCGCCTTCCTGTAGGAGACGCAGTATGGCATGGGAACAGTGCAAATCTCCGCTATGATGGGAGTCTGGAATCGCTTGGACAACTAAACGATCTGCCTATCGGTGCAACAGAGGATGGAACAGTAATCAGACTCAGTCATGTGGCAGATATTGCCTTCGAGACAGCAGAGATGGATGCCTATGCCGATGCAAACCAAGTTCCACGGGTCGTGATCTCAGTTACCAAACGTAGCGATGGAAACACCCTTTCCATTGTTCGGGAGATCAAGAAGGTTCTCTCTGAGGCACAAGAGGAAACGGGAGGGGCTACCTCGTTCCAGATACTCAGTGATGACAGCAAGAACATCATTGCCTCCCTGATGAAGGTTTCCCAGTCAGGACTACTCGGCATCCTTATGGCTGTGTTTGTCATCTTTCTGTTCCTGAGCGACCCAAGGGCGACTATTACCATTGCTCTCTCCATCCCTCTCAGTATTCTCTTCACCTTCATCGGCATGCGTGTGGCTGGGGTAACCATCAACTTGATGAGCCTCTCTGGCATTGTGGTTGCCTTGGGTATGGTGGTGGATGGTTCCATCGTTATGCTCGAACAAGTCATGCGTTTACACAAAGAACATAAAATGCCCAGCGAGGAAGCACTGCACCGCGGTGCAGACTTGGTGGGCTCCCCTATTCTTGCTTCCACCACCACGACGCTCGCTGTATTCATCCCACTCTCCCTGCTCTCAGGCATTGTAGGATCAATCCTCCGTGACGTTGCCCTCACCTTGATCCTTGCCCTGGTAGCAAGCCTTCTGGTGGCATTGGTGGTCGTTCCCTTTATCCTTCGCTTGGTTCTAAATGTTCCGGAAAAGGTGAGAAAAAGAGAACCTCGCTTCTCCCTATTCCTTGATCGTCTTGAAGGAGGATATAGGAAGGGGCTGGCATGGAGCTTAAGCAACCGGAAATTCATCCTGACCCTTGCCCTTCTCTCTCTTGCCTTGGTCATCATGGCAGGAGGAATCCTGGGGCTTACTTTCATTCCCTCGACAGACAATGGCGATTTCAACATTGCTCTCACATTCCCCCAAGGCTACAGCCTGGAGCAGACCAGGGATCGGGCGCTAGAAGCCCAGGCCTTGGTGAGCTCACAGGTCCCAGAAATTGATTCCATCGTACTCTTTTCCGGACAAGGAACTGGATTTGGTTTCTCATCTCCCAACCAGGCAAGTATCCGCGTTGTGTTGGTGCCAACCAAAGACCGCAAGCGATCTGTGCATGAGATCATCAATGAGGTGCAGTATCTGCTCTCCTCCAGCATTGTTGACGCCACAGTCAACACCACAAACGGTGGTTTTGATGCCTTGGTTGGATACATCTCGGGTGGTGGTGGCTATGGACTGAAGCTTGTAGGCGAGAATATGGAACTCCTGCATGAAACAGCAGAGTCACTGAGAGTGAAACTACAGGAAGATCCAGAGGTCCTCGTTGCCAGTATCGATACCAGTTATGATGCAAACATCCTGGTCATGGATATGTCCCACCAGCTTATGAGCAACCTTGGGGTGAACAGCAGCGAGGCAGGGCTGACAGCCAACCTTCTGTTCCAGGGAATGGAGGTAGGCAATCTTACCGATGCAGAGGGAGAGCGATATCCGATCAGGTTGGAGTCAGACCTCAAGGACTTACCCATCACCAGTTCCACCCTTCTCTCCGCAGAAGTTCCAGCATCCACTGGAGAGCTCATCAGCTTTGCCAGCTTGGCTGAGCTGAGAGAAGAGCGGGCAGTAAGCCGTATCGTCCGCGAGGACAGGGAGAAAACCGTAACAGTCTCTGCAACGCTTATCAGTGAAGATACAAAAGGGGTTTCTGCAAGGATGCAGGACCACCTAGCTAAACACCCGCTCCCTGAAGGGATAAAGACAACGAGTGGAGGTTTGATGGAACTCATTGCAGATTCCATCAAACCGATGGCTACCGCCCTTGCCATCGCAATCTTCCTCGTCTATACCGTAATGGTTATCCAGTTCGAGAGATTCCGCCAGCCCCTGATCGTCATGGCATCCATCCCATTCAGTTTGATCGGGGTAATCCTAGGTCTCCTTCTATTTGGTTCATCCATCTCCCTGATCAGTTTCATGGCCCTCATTGCTCTTGGCGGAATTGTAGTGAACAACGGCATCATCCTGATCGATGCAATCAATGTGCTGAGAGAAAAGGAGGCAACCGAAGGAGAAGAGAGCTTGGAAATGTTACGCATGAGTGTGGCAAATGGAGGCGCCAGCCGCCTCCGCCCTATCCTGATGACCACCCTTACCACGATGCTCGGGGTAATCCCCATGGCTCTAGCAACCGGGGAAGGAGCTGCAATTTATGCCCCGCTTGGACAAGCCATTGCAGGAGGCTTGCTCAGCTCCACCTTGATCACGCTCTTCATCATACCAATCCTGTACTATATGACTGAGCGTAGGGTCATCTTGAAAAAGCAGCATATGAGGGACAGCAGATGA